Part of the Bacillus cabrialesii genome is shown below.
CCGAATGTTGAATTTGCGGCGGAGGAATTGAGGGCTGCGGTGAAATAAAAAAAGCAGAGAGGCTAGCCTCTCTGCTTTTTCTTATTTATCTTCATCATCTGTTGACGTTTCGGAAGAATCCTCGCTATGTTTTGTGTAATCATAATCGGAAGGATTCACCTTCGTAAAGCCTTTTGGCTCATAGAAACGCAGCAGGTCTCCGTTTATGATTTTATCGGACATTTCAAGTTCCTTCTTGACGAGTGAGTCTTCTGACTTGTCGACTTCAGATTCATCAAGCTCTTTTCCGGTTTTCGTATCGTAATACTTGCCGGATACTTTCGTGTACTTCGGTGAAATAAAGTCTCCGTTACGGAACGGAATCACTTCACGGTGTTCTTTAGATAAAATATCAGAACCGGACATCAGATAGTCTTTCGTATCCACTCCGAGCAAATGCAGAATGGTCGGAGCCACATCGACGTCTCCGGCATATTTATGAACTTTTTCGCCCTTCACGCCGGCAGCGTGGATAAAGAGCGGCACCCGTTGAAGCTGGGTGTTGTCATAATCAGTGATTTCATCCTTGCCAAGCACTTTGGCCATCGCTTTATTGTGGTTTTCAGAGATACCGTAGTGGTCTCCGTACATCACGATAATCGATTTATCATATAACCCGTCTTTTTTCAGGTCATTGAAGAATTGTTCAATGGACTGATCAAGGTAATGGGCTGACTGGAAGTAGTTGTTGACGACAGAATCGCCAAAGTCTCCAGCCGGGAAGTCTGTATCGCCCTCATCCATTCCGAACGGGAAGTGGTTGGACAGGGTAATGAACTTCGTATAGAACGGCTGCGGCAGGCTTTCTAACAGCGGCATTGATTCTTTGAAGAACGGTTTGTCTTTCATGCCATAGTTTTTCGTGTTTTCTTCGTTCATGTCATAGTAGGCAGAATCGAAGAACTTATCGATGCCTTCCGCTTTGTACATTTCGTTACGGTTCCAGAACGTCTGCGTGTTTCCGTGGAACGCGGCAGATGTGTAATTCTTAGATTTCAGAATCGCCGGAACGGATTGAAGCGTGTTTTGCGCTTTGTTTACGAAAACTGAACCTTGAGCCAGCGGGTACAGAGAGTTTTCCATCATAAATTCCGCATCGGATGTTTTACCTTGTCCCGTTTGGTGGAAAAAGTTATCAAAGTAGAACGTTTCGTTATCATGCGCCAGTTTATTTAAGAACGGTGTGACTTCTTTGCCGTCAATTTTATAGTCGATGATAAATGACTGCAAAGATTCAAGTGAAACGTAAATCACGTTTTTTCCTTCCGCTTTGCCGAAATACACGTTATTCGGCACGTCATAATTGGCTTTCATGTAGTTTTCAACGTCCGTTACGTCGCTGGAATCGGCAAGCGCGCGCTGGCTGTTGGATTTGATATTCTGCACAGCGTCATAAATCGTGAAATTGTACGTTCCCAAGTATTTCACAAGATAGTTTCGGTCGAATGATCTTGTCAGCAATTCAGGGCGGTCTGATTCCGCAACTGCCAAGTTGATTAAGAACACAAGAATCGAAGACGCAAGAACGATTCGGAACGATTTTTTGCTGGACGTTTCGGCAGGCTTGTTCACTTTGATCGCCAAGATGATTAGAATAATCGTATCGATAAAGTAAAAGGCGTCAGTCGGTCTCATCAGCGAAAATGCGCTGTCACCGAGTTGGCCGCCGTTTGTTTTAGCCTGCATCATGACCGGAATTGTAATAAAATCATTGAAAAATCTGTAGTACACAATGTTTGCGTACAGTAAAAAAGACATTAAAAAATGAATCACTATAATGGCTGTCTGCTGTAGTTTTTTCTTGAACAAGAGTCCAAAGCCAAGAAAGAACAAGCTTGAGCTGAGAGGATTCACAAAAAGCAATATTTTTTGTATCGTGTTGTCTATTCCTAAGTTGAAGTTCAGGACATAACCGACATACGTTTTGACCCATAACAGGACGACCGCGATTAAGAAGAAGGCCAGTCCTCTTTCTTTTATAAATGTTTTCATTGTTACACTCCTTTTTTCCGATCACAGTTCGAGCGAAACGATAGAAAAAACGAACGTATCCAATATAACACGAATCAGCGGATTAGAAAAGTGAAAATAGCACGATGGAGAAAGTGACGAAAAACCCTGTCGAATCAACGTTTCGCCTTCATATTGCCAAATGTAAAATAAGGATTCTTTCTAGAAATTAAGGAATAAAATGGTACTTAGGCGGTTGTATGATAAAATAAAAGGAATAGATGAAAAGAGGTGGAATGATGGATTTTTCCCATATTGTGTCTGAAGACAAAATTAAGCGCGCCATCAAAGACGGAGAATTTGAAAACCTTCCGGGAATGGGAAAGCCGCTGCCAAAAGATGACGCGGCACACTTGCCGGAATCGCTCCGCATGGGTTACCGTATGTTGAAAAATGCGGGAATGGCAGAGGATGAGGGCGCGCTCAAAAAAGAGCTCATGACCATCGACCATTTAATCCAAAAGTGCTATGACGAGAAAGAACGCGAGCATTTAATCAGAAAAAAAGTGAAAAGCAGATGATGCTTGATAAGCTTGTCGACAAAAAAGGCATGTTTTCAAAGCCGGCGTCTGCTTTTTATAAGAATAAAGTATATGACCGGCTTGGACGAAACAGACCTTCTTCCAGCTGATTTTTCTTGTCTGAAGGGTGGCGTTTGATAAAAGCCATCCTCTTTTTATTCCATTGGTCTCTTTGTTTAAAAGGTTTATATTTATCCGTCTGTGGGGAAATGACTCATAAACGAAAAAGGGTGATGGGATGGAACAACTATTGGAATGGGTAACGCGTATTTCTGATTGGCTATGGGGCCCGCCGCTAATCATCTTGCTGACTGGAACTGGATTGTACTTCACCATTTTGCTGAAATGTTTTCAATTTCGCTATCCTTTATACATTTTGAAACAGACAATCGGCAGCGTAGGAAAAAAGCCAAGAGGAGAGGGCACAGTCACACCGCTGCAGGCATTGACATCAGCTCTGAGCTCAACAATCGGAGCGGCCAACATTGTCGGTGTGCCTGCCGCAATAATGTTTGGCGGACCCGGAGCGGTTTTTTGGATGTGGCTAATTGCCTTATTTGCGATGGCGATTAAGTTTTCTGAAAGTGTGCTTGCTGTTCATTACAGAGAAAAAAATGAGCGGGGAGAATTTGTCGGGGGACCGATGTATTACATAACAAAAGGGCTGCGCATGAAATGGCTCGGCGTATTTTTCTCCGTTGCGCTAATCGTGGAGCTTGTCCCGAGCATTATGGTTCAGGGGAATTCGGTTTCAGTCTCGCTTGCCGAAACGTTTTCTTTCAATAAAATATACGCGGGGATCGCCATTGCGTTTTTGATCGGGTTAGTGGTCATAGGAGGGGTCAAGCGGATCGGAAAAGTAACGGAGTTTGTCGTGCCGCTTATGGCAGGGGCATACGCAGGAGCGGGCCTCCTGATTGTTCTCATGAATCTGTCATCAGTCCCGGCGTTTTTCTCTCTTATCTTTTCGAATGCGTTTACCTCTTCTTCAGCAGTTGGGGGGTTCGCAGGTGCTGCGCTTGCTGAGACTGTTCGCTGGGGATTTGCCCGCGGGCTGTATTCTAATGAAGCCGGAATGGGAACGGCCCCGATTGCACATGCGGCGGCTATGACTGATCACCCTGTGAGGCAGGGGTTCTGGTCTGTGATCGGCATTGTCATTGACACCTTGATCATCTGCACGACTACAGCTTTTGTCGTCCTTGCATCCGGTGTCTGGACAGGGAAGAACGCCTTAAATGACCCGGCAGCATTGACGACGGCTGCATTTCAGCACTATTTCGGTTCTGGCGGAGGCTACTTCGTTTCGATTTCCCTCGTTTTCTTTGTTGTTTCGACCATTATGGTTGTCATTTTTTACGGCGTTAAGCAAGCTGAATTTCTGTTCGGGCGGCTGGCAGGACATGTGCTCAAATTCGTTTATTTAGCGGCTATTATCATAGGTGCCGCAGGCGGAGCAAAAGCCATCTGGGGCTTTCTGGACTTAGCATTAGCTTTTATTCTCGTTCCAAATGTGATTGCGCTGTTGTTATTGAGCAAAAAGGTTAAAGCCCTATATACCGAATTTTTCACATCTGAACAGTATTATCTTAAAGATAGAAGAAAAACGAAACAAAACCCGGTTTATCAGACAAAAGAAGCCAAAAATTCTTAGTGCTTTGCTTTGGCGCCGAACATCGCTTTCGTTTTCATGATCAAATAGATGAATAAAGGCAGCAAAAGGGAAATCACTACATTAATGATCGGCTTTACTCTGTTAAAGTCGATCAGCTGATTTGTATTGAGGAAGAACCAAAAGCTGCATACGAGCGTAAACATGCCGGTTGGTGTATACATGGCTTTCAGGTCGATTTTTGAATGCAGGAAGGAAAACCCGTATACCACAATATAAAGCGAACCGGCTATCTTCACCATAATGACCGGAATCCATAAGGCCGCGATGACCAGGTCCGAACGATCCAGAAAATCCGTAATGCGGATCTGCCTGATCACCATATAGGCCGGATCAAAGAAAGTAGATGTCAGGTTTGGGCCAAAGACAGAAATTGAAGAAAATAACATGACGGCCAGCAAAAAAGCTCCCAGCAGGATCGCGATAATGGAATGTTTCAGCGGGAGACTCCTGCTTGAGAAGAGGAGCGGAAGGATGATCAATTCCCCCATTGTCCCAAACGCATAAAAGCCTGATTGAAGGTATTGGATCGGTCCTTGAAAGACCGGTGTCAAGTTTTGCAGCTCAATTTGTGTGGCCAGCGTAAATGGAAGAAACAAGACCAGAGTGCCGAATGGAAATAAAAAAATCTGCGCCATTCTGGCTAACGTTTCTTTCCCTTCTCTGGCAATACATATCGCAACAAAGATAATAACCCCGCCAAGCACGGTCATCGGTGTTCTCGGGAGAAATAAAATGTTAATCAAATTGATAAAAAAACGGATATCATGAGCGTTGATTAACAGGAAATACAAAGAAAACAGAAAAATG
Proteins encoded:
- a CDS encoding alanine/glycine:cation symporter family protein, with the translated sequence MEQLLEWVTRISDWLWGPPLIILLTGTGLYFTILLKCFQFRYPLYILKQTIGSVGKKPRGEGTVTPLQALTSALSSTIGAANIVGVPAAIMFGGPGAVFWMWLIALFAMAIKFSESVLAVHYREKNERGEFVGGPMYYITKGLRMKWLGVFFSVALIVELVPSIMVQGNSVSVSLAETFSFNKIYAGIAIAFLIGLVVIGGVKRIGKVTEFVVPLMAGAYAGAGLLIVLMNLSSVPAFFSLIFSNAFTSSSAVGGFAGAALAETVRWGFARGLYSNEAGMGTAPIAHAAAMTDHPVRQGFWSVIGIVIDTLIICTTTAFVVLASGVWTGKNALNDPAALTTAAFQHYFGSGGGYFVSISLVFFVVSTIMVVIFYGVKQAEFLFGRLAGHVLKFVYLAAIIIGAAGGAKAIWGFLDLALAFILVPNVIALLLLSKKVKALYTEFFTSEQYYLKDRRKTKQNPVYQTKEAKNS
- a CDS encoding endospore germination permease, with translation MNKTSSYQGLFFGALYTLAVGLKHAPILMIESAKQNAWHSYILGVMIVIPVLWLMHRLMKKHQDKNVYELLSDSSPIAGRFIIFLFSLYFLLINAHDIRFFINLINILFLPRTPMTVLGGVIIFVAICIAREGKETLARMAQIFLFPFGTLVLFLPFTLATQIELQNLTPVFQGPIQYLQSGFYAFGTMGELIILPLLFSSRSLPLKHSIIAILLGAFLLAVMLFSSISVFGPNLTSTFFDPAYMVIRQIRITDFLDRSDLVIAALWIPVIMVKIAGSLYIVVYGFSFLHSKIDLKAMYTPTGMFTLVCSFWFFLNTNQLIDFNRVKPIINVVISLLLPLFIYLIMKTKAMFGAKAKH
- the ltaS gene encoding lipoteichoic acid synthase codes for the protein MKTFIKERGLAFFLIAVVLLWVKTYVGYVLNFNLGIDNTIQKILLFVNPLSSSLFFLGFGLLFKKKLQQTAIIVIHFLMSFLLYANIVYYRFFNDFITIPVMMQAKTNGGQLGDSAFSLMRPTDAFYFIDTIILIILAIKVNKPAETSSKKSFRIVLASSILVFLINLAVAESDRPELLTRSFDRNYLVKYLGTYNFTIYDAVQNIKSNSQRALADSSDVTDVENYMKANYDVPNNVYFGKAEGKNVIYVSLESLQSFIIDYKIDGKEVTPFLNKLAHDNETFYFDNFFHQTGQGKTSDAEFMMENSLYPLAQGSVFVNKAQNTLQSVPAILKSKNYTSAAFHGNTQTFWNRNEMYKAEGIDKFFDSAYYDMNEENTKNYGMKDKPFFKESMPLLESLPQPFYTKFITLSNHFPFGMDEGDTDFPAGDFGDSVVNNYFQSAHYLDQSIEQFFNDLKKDGLYDKSIIVMYGDHYGISENHNKAMAKVLGKDEITDYDNTQLQRVPLFIHAAGVKGEKVHKYAGDVDVAPTILHLLGVDTKDYLMSGSDILSKEHREVIPFRNGDFISPKYTKVSGKYYDTKTGKELDESEVDKSEDSLVKKELEMSDKIINGDLLRFYEPKGFTKVNPSDYDYTKHSEDSSETSTDDEDK